From Streptomyces sp. HUAS MG91, the proteins below share one genomic window:
- a CDS encoding alpha/beta fold hydrolase, with protein MAEQASFTIDSPGGPREVTLTYERAGAGEPLLLLHGIGHHWQAWQPVLPILAAERDVIAVDLPGFGSSPALPEGLAYGLSSVVPVLDAFCRHLGIGRPHVAGNSLGGLLALELGREKLVRSVTALSPAGFWTQAERRYAFGTLLAMRQGARALPLPLIERLSRSAVGRTALTSTIYAHPGRRSPEAVVAETLALRNATGFRQTLDAGRDVQFRDDIPEVPVTVAWGTRDRLLVRRQGVRAKQILPGARLVRLPGCGHVPMHDDPALVARVVLDTSR; from the coding sequence ATGGCGGAACAGGCCTCCTTCACCATCGACAGTCCCGGCGGACCGCGCGAGGTGACGCTGACCTACGAGCGTGCGGGCGCCGGGGAACCGCTGCTCCTGCTGCACGGGATCGGCCACCACTGGCAGGCGTGGCAGCCGGTGCTGCCGATCCTGGCCGCCGAGCGCGATGTCATCGCCGTGGACCTGCCGGGCTTCGGCTCGTCCCCGGCGCTGCCGGAGGGGCTGGCCTACGGCCTGTCGAGCGTGGTGCCCGTCCTCGACGCCTTCTGCCGCCACCTGGGCATCGGACGCCCGCACGTGGCGGGCAACTCGCTGGGCGGCCTGCTCGCCCTGGAGCTGGGCCGGGAGAAGCTCGTCCGGTCCGTCACGGCGCTGTCCCCGGCCGGGTTCTGGACGCAGGCGGAGCGCCGGTACGCGTTCGGCACCCTGCTGGCGATGCGGCAGGGCGCGCGGGCGCTGCCGCTGCCCTTGATCGAGCGGCTGTCCCGCTCGGCGGTCGGGCGGACCGCGCTGACCAGCACCATCTACGCGCACCCCGGCCGCCGTTCACCCGAGGCCGTGGTCGCCGAGACGCTGGCGCTGCGCAACGCGACCGGGTTCCGCCAGACCCTCGACGCGGGGCGCGACGTGCAGTTCCGCGACGACATCCCCGAGGTCCCCGTGACCGTGGCGTGGGGCACCCGCGACCGGCTGCTCGTGCGCCGTCAGGGGGTCCGCGCCAAGCAGATCCTGCCGGGGGCGCGGCTGGTCAGGCTCCCGGGCTGCGGCCACGTCCCGATGCACGACGACCCCGCGCTGGTCGCGCGCGTGGTCCTCGACACCAGTCGCTGA